In one Triplophysa rosa linkage group LG13, Trosa_1v2, whole genome shotgun sequence genomic region, the following are encoded:
- the gask1b gene encoding Golgi-associated kinase 1B has protein sequence MDTRSIRPGNIANSVIYWSISFWRLFNCCKSYSSIRKYLFVTVACFIYLFFTVHVNHTTNRDKRPDLWTGQGKSDPDSTDGVRDGEANESLSPTRSNVVYITLKSKRHKPANIRGTVRPKLRKKKVRVRHQDAQDGTREKANKGEHNSNTIDRSWKLLGYSDKFNKIDRLDGSDPSSIRIYSQRAPPWFSNEDIAAMRFLADSTITHIEEVTLRGFSSFILFRSEINRTDDVHEPGKCCGVVKSPLDASEVFAFHLDRVLGLNRTLPTVSRRFHSLGDGQSCPVVLWDPSVSPVADADQPSERLTWGSYQASLKHKCWHKGVTPKAEWSCTGIHHHEWSGLVVFDFLLQIYERLDRNCCGFKPRLEDTCVELGHHGECKDKESVELTHIFHRKHDPRHLVFLNNKGYFDRDEENLNFKLLEGIKELPEQSISVLRSQRLRERLLQSLFLDQQYWESQGGRQGIEKLIEVIERRTKVLLTYINAHGIKVVPMNS, from the exons ATGGATACGCGTTCAATCCGTCCTGGAAATATCGCGAACTCTGTGATTTATTGGTCTATATCGTTTTGGCGATTATTCAACTGCTGTAAGAGTTATTCCTCCATAAGGAAATATTTGTTTGTTACTGTTGCGTGCTTTATCTACTTGTTTTTTACTGTGCATGTTAATCACACGACTAACCGAGACAAACGTCCAGATCTCTGGACTGGTCAGGGAAAAAGTGACCCGGACTCCACTGATGGAGTCAGGGATGGGGAAGCAAACGAGTCTCTTAGTCCGACTAGGTCTAATGTGGTGTACATAACACTGAAATCCAAGCGGCACAAACCAGCTAATATCAGAGGCACAGTGCGACCGAAACTCCGTAAAAAGAAAGTAAGAGTGAGACACCAGGACGCGCAGGATGGCACACGGGAGAAAGCGAATAAGGGCGAGCACAATTCCAACACAATTGACAGATCATGGAAACTTTTGGGATACTCtgataaatttaataaaatagacAGACTTGATGGCAGTGATCCTTCATCCATTAGGATATACAGCCAAAGAGCTCCTCCATGGTTCAGCAATGAGGATATCGCGGCTATGCGCTTTCTAGCGGATAGTACAATTACGCACATTGAAGAAGTCACCCTTAGGGGGTTttcttctttcattttatttagaaGTGAGATAAACCGCACTGACGATGTCCATGAGCCTGGCAAATGTTGCGGTGTGGTCAAGAGCCCCCTGGATGCGAGTGAGGTTTTCGCATTTCATCTGGATAGGGTCTTAGGGCTTAATAGGACTTTACCCACTGTCAGCAGAAGATTTCATTCTCTTGGAG ATGGTCAGTCTTGTCCAGTGGTGTTGTGGGATCCTTCTGTAAGCCCAGTAGCTGATGCAGATCAACCCTCTGAGAGACTGACCTGGGGCTCATACCAAGCCTCTCTCAAGCACAAGTGTTGGCATAAAGGAGTAACCCCTAAAGCAGAGTGGAGTTGCACCGGCATACATCATCATGAATGGAGCGGGCTGGTAGTCTTTGATTTCCTCCTGCAG attTATGAACGCCTAGATAGAAATTGTTGTGGGTTCAAGCCCCGCCTGGAGGATACCTGTGTTGAGCTTGGTCACCATGGAGAATGTAAAGACAAGGAGAGCGTAGAGCTGACACACATTTTCCACCGCAAACATGATCCACGCCACCTGGTTTTCTTGAACAACAAGGGCTACTTTGACAGAGACGAAGAAAATCTAAACTTCAAACTACTGGAAGGGATTAAAGA GCTACCAGAGCAGTCTATATCTGTCTTGAGGTCTCAGCGTCTCAGGGAAAGGCTCCTGCAGTCACTGTTCCTAGATCAGCAGTACTGGGAGAGTCAGGGTGGCCGTCAAGGCATTGAAAAACTCATTGAAGTAATTGAGAGAAGAACCAAAGTTTTGCTCACTTACATTAATGCCCATGGTATTAAAGTAGTACCTATGAACTCTTGA
- the tmem144b gene encoding transmembrane protein 144b isoform X3, with translation MFFQWVSCSAIWFVGLVVDILFHPSRSHPAAMLGGAIWATGNLAAVPVVKFIGLGLGILLWGSSGLLIGWASSRFGWFGLHPEDVSKPILNYCGAGLCLLSAIIFFFVKSDVQKRSSAEAMPLLIDDRRLNPDNTSSRDSWVDTISPRSKRVFGCILAIFAGVLYGCSFVPVFYIKVHATTNSSMFIGSSQNETDYCFAHYSGIFLMSTVYFLAYCAAMKNRPRIYPRAILPSFLSGLMWGIATYAWLMANYYLSAVITFPIINAGYGLVAALWGSVVFKEVKVGTRESADVCFGNLCRRSWLHPNSLFEALSLCMILPHGGNGG, from the exons ATGTTTTTCCAGTGGGTATCCTGCTCGGCGATATGGTTTGTTGGACTGGTCGTTGACATTTTGTTTCACCCATCTAGATCCCATCCTGCAGCTATGCTCGGGGGAGCAATTTGGGCCACTG GAAATCTAGCCGCTGTGCCAGTTGTGAAGTTTATTGGCCTTGGACTTGGAATTTTGCTTTGGGGATCCAGTGGACTACTGATTGGATGGGCAAGCTCAAG GTTTGGTTGGTTTGGGTTGCATCCAGAGGATGTATCTAAACCCATACTCAATTATTGTGGAGCTGGCCTTTGTTTGCTCAG TGCCATCATATTCTTCTTTGTGAAAAGCGATGTTCAGAAACGTTCCTCTGCTGAAGCCATGCCTTTGTTGATTGATGACAGG AGGTTAAACCCTGACAACACAAGTTCCAGGGATTCATGGGTGGACACGATTTCACCAAGGAGCAAGAGAGTGTT TGGGTGCATCTTGGCCATATTTGCTGGCGTCCTTTATGGCTGTTCTTTTGTGCCCgtattttatattaaagtccATGCCACAACCAATTCCAGTATGTTCATAGGATCCAGTCAGAATG AAACTGACTACTGCTTTGCCCATTACAGTGGAATTTTCCTCATGAGCACGGTGTATTTTCTTGCTTACTGTGCAGCCATGAAGAACAGACCTCGGATATACCCCAGAGCTATCTTACCTA GTTTCTTAAGTGGCTTGATGTGGGGAATAGCCACATATGCCTGGCTTATGGCAAATTACTACCTTAGTGCAGTGATCACATTCCCTATAATTAATGCT GGTTATGGTTTAGTGGCTGCCCTGTGGGGAAGTGTTGTATTTAAAGAGGTCAAAGTAG GGACTCGGGAATCTGCTGATGTTTGTTTTGGCAACTTGTGTCGTCGTAGCTGGCTCCATCCTAACAGCTTATTCGAAGCTTTAAGTCTGTGCATGATATTACCACACGGTGGCAATGGCGGATAA
- the tmem144b gene encoding transmembrane protein 144b isoform X1, which produces MAFVAEIVLFVVTCFSTLSAEESPCTSSSTAKVFSSNEANSTDTTYGFVACVFAILLYGSNFVPVKTIDTGDGMFFQWVSCSAIWFVGLVVDILFHPSRSHPAAMLGGAIWATGNLAAVPVVKFIGLGLGILLWGSSGLLIGWASSRFGWFGLHPEDVSKPILNYCGAGLCLLSAIIFFFVKSDVQKRSSAEAMPLLIDDRRLNPDNTSSRDSWVDTISPRSKRVFGCILAIFAGVLYGCSFVPVFYIKVHATTNSSMFIGSSQNETDYCFAHYSGIFLMSTVYFLAYCAAMKNRPRIYPRAILPSFLSGLMWGIATYAWLMANYYLSAVITFPIINAGYGLVAALWGSVVFKEVKVGTRESADVCFGNLCRRSWLHPNSLFEALSLCMILPHGGNGG; this is translated from the exons ATGGCTTTTGTGGCTGAAATTGTGCTTTTTGTTGTAACATGCTTTAGTACATTGTCAGCTGAAG AGTCCCCTTGCACAAGCAGTAGCACTGCCAAGGTCTTTTCCTCTAATGAAGCCAATAGTACTGACACAACCTATGGCTTTGTGGCATGTGTGTTTGCAATACTGCTATATGGAAGTAATTTTGTTCCTGTTAAAACGATAGATACTGGAGATG GAATGTTTTTCCAGTGGGTATCCTGCTCGGCGATATGGTTTGTTGGACTGGTCGTTGACATTTTGTTTCACCCATCTAGATCCCATCCTGCAGCTATGCTCGGGGGAGCAATTTGGGCCACTG GAAATCTAGCCGCTGTGCCAGTTGTGAAGTTTATTGGCCTTGGACTTGGAATTTTGCTTTGGGGATCCAGTGGACTACTGATTGGATGGGCAAGCTCAAG GTTTGGTTGGTTTGGGTTGCATCCAGAGGATGTATCTAAACCCATACTCAATTATTGTGGAGCTGGCCTTTGTTTGCTCAG TGCCATCATATTCTTCTTTGTGAAAAGCGATGTTCAGAAACGTTCCTCTGCTGAAGCCATGCCTTTGTTGATTGATGACAGG AGGTTAAACCCTGACAACACAAGTTCCAGGGATTCATGGGTGGACACGATTTCACCAAGGAGCAAGAGAGTGTT TGGGTGCATCTTGGCCATATTTGCTGGCGTCCTTTATGGCTGTTCTTTTGTGCCCgtattttatattaaagtccATGCCACAACCAATTCCAGTATGTTCATAGGATCCAGTCAGAATG AAACTGACTACTGCTTTGCCCATTACAGTGGAATTTTCCTCATGAGCACGGTGTATTTTCTTGCTTACTGTGCAGCCATGAAGAACAGACCTCGGATATACCCCAGAGCTATCTTACCTA GTTTCTTAAGTGGCTTGATGTGGGGAATAGCCACATATGCCTGGCTTATGGCAAATTACTACCTTAGTGCAGTGATCACATTCCCTATAATTAATGCT GGTTATGGTTTAGTGGCTGCCCTGTGGGGAAGTGTTGTATTTAAAGAGGTCAAAGTAG GGACTCGGGAATCTGCTGATGTTTGTTTTGGCAACTTGTGTCGTCGTAGCTGGCTCCATCCTAACAGCTTATTCGAAGCTTTAAGTCTGTGCATGATATTACCACACGGTGGCAATGGCGGATAA
- the tmem144b gene encoding transmembrane protein 144b isoform X2 produces MAFVAEIVLFVVTCFSTLSAEESPCTSSSTAKVFSSNEANSTDTTYGFVACVFAILLYGSNFVPVKTIDTGDGMFFQWVSCSAIWFVGLVVDILFHPSRSHPAAMLGGAIWATGNLAAVPVVKFIGLGLGILLWGSSGLLIGWASSRFGWFGLHPEDVSKPILNYCGAGLCLLSAIIFFFVKSDVQKRSSAEAMPLLIDDRRLNPDNTSSRDSWVDTISPRSKRVFGCILAIFAGVLYGCSFVPVFYIKVHATTNSSMFIGSSQNETDYCFAHYSGIFLMSTVYFLAYCAAMKNRPRIYPRAILPSFLSGLMWGIATYAWLMANYYLSAVITFPIINAGYGLVAALWGSVVFKEVKGLGNLLMFVLATCVVVAGSILTAYSKL; encoded by the exons ATGGCTTTTGTGGCTGAAATTGTGCTTTTTGTTGTAACATGCTTTAGTACATTGTCAGCTGAAG AGTCCCCTTGCACAAGCAGTAGCACTGCCAAGGTCTTTTCCTCTAATGAAGCCAATAGTACTGACACAACCTATGGCTTTGTGGCATGTGTGTTTGCAATACTGCTATATGGAAGTAATTTTGTTCCTGTTAAAACGATAGATACTGGAGATG GAATGTTTTTCCAGTGGGTATCCTGCTCGGCGATATGGTTTGTTGGACTGGTCGTTGACATTTTGTTTCACCCATCTAGATCCCATCCTGCAGCTATGCTCGGGGGAGCAATTTGGGCCACTG GAAATCTAGCCGCTGTGCCAGTTGTGAAGTTTATTGGCCTTGGACTTGGAATTTTGCTTTGGGGATCCAGTGGACTACTGATTGGATGGGCAAGCTCAAG GTTTGGTTGGTTTGGGTTGCATCCAGAGGATGTATCTAAACCCATACTCAATTATTGTGGAGCTGGCCTTTGTTTGCTCAG TGCCATCATATTCTTCTTTGTGAAAAGCGATGTTCAGAAACGTTCCTCTGCTGAAGCCATGCCTTTGTTGATTGATGACAGG AGGTTAAACCCTGACAACACAAGTTCCAGGGATTCATGGGTGGACACGATTTCACCAAGGAGCAAGAGAGTGTT TGGGTGCATCTTGGCCATATTTGCTGGCGTCCTTTATGGCTGTTCTTTTGTGCCCgtattttatattaaagtccATGCCACAACCAATTCCAGTATGTTCATAGGATCCAGTCAGAATG AAACTGACTACTGCTTTGCCCATTACAGTGGAATTTTCCTCATGAGCACGGTGTATTTTCTTGCTTACTGTGCAGCCATGAAGAACAGACCTCGGATATACCCCAGAGCTATCTTACCTA GTTTCTTAAGTGGCTTGATGTGGGGAATAGCCACATATGCCTGGCTTATGGCAAATTACTACCTTAGTGCAGTGATCACATTCCCTATAATTAATGCT GGTTATGGTTTAGTGGCTGCCCTGTGGGGAAGTGTTGTATTTAAAGAGGTCAAA GGACTCGGGAATCTGCTGATGTTTGTTTTGGCAACTTGTGTCGTCGTAGCTGGCTCCATCCTAACAGCTTATTCGAAGCTTTAA
- the LOC130563972 gene encoding alcohol dehydrogenase class-3-like, whose amino-acid sequence MGTEGKVIKCKAAVAWEAGKPLSIEEVEVAPPKAHEVRIKLAASGVCHSDWSYLYEADKMSPRPFPLVLGHEGAGVVESVGPGVTKVSKGDKVIPLFLPQCGLCEWCLSPKTNLCTKNWQNTQQGVLADGTSRITCRNQQVHQFIGISTFSEYTVVPEDNVTKIHPDAPLDKVCLLGCGVSTGYGAAVNTGKVEAGSTCAVFGLGAVGLAAVMGCRAAGATRIIGIDIKPKKFEIAKTFGATEFVNPKDHSKPIQEVLRELTNGGVDFSLECVGNVAVMRAALEACSPAGGICVIVGWIEVEELTLAPLDILLGRTLKGTYFGGWKSVEAVPRLVQDYMSGRLLLDEFVTQTLTLDQVNQAFDLMVCGESIRTVIKM is encoded by the exons ATGGGAACTGAGGGAAAG GTGATCAAGTGCAAGGCAGCAGTTGCCTGGGAAGCCGGTAAGCCACTGTCCATTGAGGAAGTGGAGGTTGCTCCACCCAAAGCCCATGAAGTGCGCATTAAG TTAGCAGCATCTGGAGTATGCCACTCAGATTGGTCTTACCTGTATGAAGCTGATAAAATGAGTCCCCGGCCTTTTCCTTTGGTCCTGGGACATGAGGGGGCTGGAGTGGTGGAGAGTGTTGGACCAGGTGTGACAAAGGTGTCCAAag GAGATAAAGTTATTCCTCTGTTCCTGCCACAGTGTGGACTATGTGAGTGGTGCCTGAGCCCAAAGACAAACCTCTGCACTAAAAACTG GCAGAATACTCAACAAGGTGTTCTTGCAGATGGCACTAGCAGAATCACATGCAGAAATCAACAGGTTCATCAGTTTATTGGTATCAGCACCTTCTCTGAATACACTGTTGTGCCAGAGGACAATGTCACCAAGATTCACCCAGACGCTCCACTGGACAAAGTTTGTCTGCTGGGCTGTGGGGTATCTACTGGATATGGGGCAGCAGTGAACACGGGCAAA GTAGAAGCTGGTTCTACGTGTGCAGTGTTTGGTTTGGGAGCTGTCGGGCTGGCAGCTGTCATGGGATGCAGGGCCGCTGGTGCCACCCGGATTATTGGCATTGACATCAAACCGAAAAAGTTTGAGATTGCAAAGACATTTGGAGCAACTGAGTTTGTGAACCCTAAAGACCACAGTAAACCCATTCAGGAGGTGCTGAGGGAGTTGACTAATGGTGGTGTTGACTTCTCTCTTGAATGTGTGGGGAATGTGGCAGTTATG AGGGCTGCTTTGGAAGCGTGCAGTCCTGCAGGGGGAATTTGTGTGATTGTGGGCTGGATTGAGGTGGAGGAACTTACTCTGGCCCCGTTGGACATCCTTCTTGGAAGAACTTTGAAAGGCACCTATTTTGGag GTTGGAAGAGTGTTGAGGCAGTGCCCAGGCTGGTGCAGGACTATATGAGCGGACGGCTTCTGCTGGACGAGTTTGTGACACAAACACTGACTTTAGATCAAGTTAACCAGGCCTTTGATCTAATGGTCTGTGGGGAAAG TATTCGTACAGTGATCAAGATGTGA
- the LOC130563971 gene encoding alcohol dehydrogenase class-3-like: METEGKVIKCKAAVAWEPGKPVSIEEVEVAPPKAHEVRIKIAASGVCHTDWTFLHESGESMNPRPFPLVLGHEGAGVVESVGPGVTKLSKGDKVIPLLLAQCGQCERCLSPKTNLCTKNWVQTRQCLLADGTSRITCRNQQVHQFIGISTFSEYTVVPEDNVTKIHPDAPLDKVCLLGCGVSTGYGAAVNTGKVEAGSTCAVFGLGAVGLAAIMGCKSADAKRIIGIDINPDKFEFAKTFGATEFVNPKDHSKPIQEVLRELTNGGVDFALECVGNVAVVRAALEACSPAGGVCVMVGWTPKGELSLVSEDILLGKTLKGSYFGGWKSAEAVPKLVEDYINGRLLLDEFVTHTLTLDQVNEAFDLMVSGKSIRSVLKM, translated from the exons ATGGAAACCGAGGGCAAG GTGATCAAGTGTAAAGCAGCAGTTGCCTGGGAACCAGGAAAACCCGTCTCCATTGAGGAAGTGGAGGTTGCGCCACCCAAAGCCCATGAAGTGCGCATTAAG ATAGCTGCATCAGGAGTATGTCACACAGACTGGACTTTTCTGCATGAGAGTGGGGAAAGTATGAATCCCCGGCCTTTTCCTTTGGTCCTGGGACATGAGGGGGCTGGAGTGGTGGAGAGTGTTGGACCAGGTGTCACAAAGCTATCCAAAG GAGATAAAGTTATTCCTCTTCTCCTGGCACAGTGTGGACAATGTGAACGCTGCCTGAGCCCAAAGACAAACCTCTGCACTAAAAACTG GGTACAAACTCGGCAGTGTCTTCTTGCAGATGGCACTAGCAGAATCACATGCAGAAATCAACAGGTTCATCAGTTTATTGGTATCAGCACCTTCTCTGAATACACTGTTGTGCCAGAGGACAATGTCACCAAGATTCACCCAGACGCGCCACTGGACAAAGTTTGTCTGCTGGGCTGTGGGGTATCTACTGGATATGGGGCAGCAGTGAACACGGgcaaa GTAGAAGCTGGCTCTACGTGTGCAGTGTTTGGTTTAGGAGCTGTTGGGCTGGCAGCTATCATGGGATGCAAGTCTGCTGATGCTAAAAGAATCATTGGCATTGACATCAACCCAGATAAATTTGAATTCGCCAAAACATTTGGAGCAACTGAGTTTGTAAACCCTAAGGACCACAGTAAACCCATTCAGGAGGTGCTGAGGGAGTTGACTAATGGTGGTGTTGACTTTGCTCTTGAATGTGTGGGGAATGTGGCAGTTGTG AGGGCTGCTTTGGAAGCATGCAGTCCTGCTGGGGGAGTCTGTGTAATGGTGGGCTGGACTCCTAAGGGGGAACTTAGTTTGGTCTCTGAAGATATCCTGCTAGGAAAAACATTAAAAGGCTCCTATTTTGGTG GTTGGAAAAGTGCAGAAGCAGTGCCCAAGCTGGTGGAGGACTACATAAACGGACGTCTTCTGCTGGATGAGTTtgtgacacacacactgacccTAGATCAAGTTAATGAGGCTTTTGATCTCATGGTCAGTGGGAAAAG tatTCGTTCAGTGCTCAAGATGTGA